DNA from Mugil cephalus isolate CIBA_MC_2020 chromosome 5, CIBA_Mcephalus_1.1, whole genome shotgun sequence:
GAACGGGACGTTTGAACTACTTCGCTCCACGTCCACAATGGCAGAACCAAACAGCAACGTCAGGTATCAAGAGGTAGGTAACAGGTTGCCAATTCGCTAAAACGCTAAGCTATCAGCTAACACTAGTCAACATTAGCCTGCCACTAAATAACAAGCTCCGGGGTGGATAATATACACATTTCAGTCGTACAACAAGCCAAATTGCCCAAATTCAAACTTTTATACGTATTATCATATGTTTTTCCAGATGTGAGCGGGCGCTGATGTGAGCTGTTTTCATGTAGCTGCTAGGTCGTTGTTGGTAACGTCAGCTGGCAGAGTCTGGCCTGAACACGAAAGCTGTGTAGTGTCACTTTTGTTTAGCCTTGACTCAGGGCCGTTAGTGTTACTGGACCGATCAGTCCTCCAGAGGCAGATTAGAAGCAAAAGCAATTAATGTAAACCAGCAACCTGCTCTGATGTTGACGTggtaagaaagaaagatagatagatagatagatagatagatagatagatagatagatagatactttattcgtCTCTATGAGaaatttacatataaaaaaGAAGTTTATAGTGTAGTTTTTGCTGACGATCAGAagggattttgttttatttaaataacaatattttcagatttaataACACGTGCCTTTGTCTATACTTATGACAGATTAAGAACAGCCCTCACGCGAATGTCCTGTTAATCTAATATTGCCATAAACCAGTCCCGTTTAAcgatttgtgtatttgtgtaatgGCCCCTGTGGTGTAAACAGTTCGAACAGACCTACAATGAATCTGCCTTCATGGATTTTataatgtttagtttatgttgaaacagcgtcTGAAAGGTGGTCATTGAACTGTACGTACATGTAGAAACATGAGTCAGTACAGTATAATACAGttcaacaatacaacaaatcacagcctccaaaatgaaaacacagtcgaATAAACAGgtctttgttattttaaacaaatcctGAACACCTTCATGAAGTACAGATTTAGTGCATCTAGTGCAGGATTGCAATGCATTTccccccactgtgggataaattaaaggactGTACATCTATCTCCATCAGCAAGTCTTCAGAGAGGATGCATTTAAGCTTGTGTTGTCATTTCTTATCGTTCCTTCAGCTGGTGAATGAGGAGGAACCGGCCCAGCCTTCCCAGGAGGGTCCTGCCCAGGATGCACCACCCCCCTACAGCAGCGTTGCTGCAGCAAATGCAGGTCAGGAAGCTTTGCAGCTCGGTCACACACTGTCTcattattcagtttttaatacATTAAACCCATAAATATCAATGCAGCTGCATGCTTATTATCTGAAAGTCACGCACCCAACAGAAGTGCAGGTGTGCAAGTGAAAGTAAACATTAACACAGGGGCGTATTGTTCATGCAGGATGTGACAGCTGTGCCTCACAGGTCTGCTATTGAAGGACTATTGAATTGTAGTGTGTTGTAAGAACACAAGCTTCTATTATATTGACAGTCCCTAGTCTTAGTCAATGGAGCAGAAACACTTTAGGgttaaattcaattcagtttaatatCCCCATAAAGTACATCCTCCACAATGAGCATGGGGTTGAATCATCACGTTTCTGATGCTCATAgatcataaactgaacattgttACGTCATGAAGTTAAGGTTTAGCGCAGGGGTTGTTATATCGGCGttcattgttttaaaagtgTTCCTAATTAAGTGGCAAGCGAGCAGACATCGTAAAGCAGTAAAGCCTGTGTGCAAGAACGGTCTCATGTTTCTAATCTCTCCTCTCAGGAGGGCATAGGTCAACATGTTGCGTAAGCGGGTGCAGCCTTTGAGCTCTTCCCGAACGAGTGCATTGATCCATTTCAGTGCTGTTAGTGTTTGACCAACACAAAGGAGGACTCCTGGATCGCGGCCAAACGACCCAGATATGGTTCTCGACTTGCGCGGGGAGGGCATAAACCCCTAATGGACACATATATACGACTAATGTCTTTCCTTCTGTTGTAACTCATCCGTCCCCGGCCTGCGTTTTAAAATTCTCAGCTGCTCCTGTTTTCCTTTGTGGAGGAAGTGaaagaagatttttttgttcagtcaGCGGTAAAAATGTTCCAGACAGCTGAGTCAGAATGAGCCAAAAGTCACTGGCTTTCAGTTTTGCTGTTCCTTAGAcaaagacagatggagagaatgGCTTTTGACCaactttatctctctctctgttagtGGAGGTGATGAAATGGTCCCTACAGAGATGATCTGCTTTGAGTTACTTGCCAACATTATAAATAGTAGTTCAGTTTACATTGGGCTCAAAAAGTATTTGAGCAGTTAAGCTTTCAGCAAATATCATGAGCTTATCGTACAAATTGTAAGACAAACTGGTGGTAGCCCAGTTGGCACTACACCAGACACAAACGTTCCTACTAGTAAAAAGAATAGATAAATGAATCAGGGTTATTAGAGTAGGAACATATACCGCACTGAACGGCAGCGGAAAACGTGCGTAAATCAGACACGAGCTGAAAGAATTCATTTTTACAGAGAGACGGCGGCATttggaaattattattaattggcAGAACATTTAACAGCTTGGATGTGATTGGTTTGTGTAGAGGCGGGAAAGtctgtggaggatttttatCGCAGTATTATTATTTGATCTGCCTGTGGGGAAGTTTCCCTGCATTTAACAGATCCACTCGTACATACAAAGGGTCGTTAGCATACTTGGAGCAGGTTTTAGGTGGTTGGGTGTCTTGCCAGGTCTCACTGGAAGTAGAGGGGAGGCAGCCACAGTCTTCTTCTCTGGTCCACAAGctgccccttttttttaatctttttgtaAGACATCACggagaaatgtctttttctatttctggaactgcagaaagaaaatgtcCAGCGCGCTCAGGGACATGTTTACTTCAATGAGTTAGTTAATTTGAGCGCTCACTCGTCTCCTCGTCGCACCCACAGCTTTCTTCGAATACAAGGAAGACGGAGGAAGGTTTCCCAACCCTCCGTCCTACAGCGTCGCCACCACTTTGCCCTCCTACGATGAGGCCGAGAGAAGCAAAGCAGAAGCTGCCGTCCCCCTGGTCACTGGAAGAGTCACGGTACCTGCCGCATGATGACTTTGGGTCTCGTCAAgcacaaaatattaaaacaaaccagagtttaaaaacacatgttgcCTTTCtcgctgcaggaggaggacttTGTGGCCAGAGACGACTTTGAAGATGCTGACCAGCTGCGAATAGGAAATGACGGCATCTTCATGCTGACTTTCTTCAGTAAGAAACgctttccctcttccttcctttgatACTTGATTTGTAGTTGGCCGTTAAATTCCAGCGTCTACCAACCAGTTTGATGACTTTTTAAGtaattttctttatattaattattgttttctgtCTACAGTGGCATTCCTCTTCAACTGGATTGGCTTCTTCCTGTCGTTCTGTTTGACGACATCGGCCGCCGGTCGATATGGGGCCATCTCGGGCTTCGGTCTGTCCCTCATCAAATGGGTTCTCATTGTCAGGGTAAGAGCTGTTTATTCAATTTACGGCTCAGCCGGTGCGGTTACTGCGTTACTGCGTTGCTGCTGCGTAGCATCAGGTCTAGTGGTTTGATAGAAAACAGCtgtggtcagtgtgtgtttatgtttctgcaGTTTTCCACCTATTTCCCTGGTTACTTTGATGGACAGTACTGGTTGTGGTGGGTGTTCCTGGCCCTGGGTGAGTGACGGACATTACGTCATAAATATAAACTTCACATATTTTCTATAATCTTCTGTTGCGTCATTTCTTCCGTTGTGCGTCTTTCCTCGTTCACAGGCTTCATGCTGTTTATCAGAGGCTTTGTCAACTACTCCAGAGTGCGTAAATTGGCTGATCCCACCTACGCCACTCTTCCCCGAACAAGGGTACTCTTCATCTATTAGAGGTAAGGTATATAAGGTGCATATATTAGCCTGCATGCAGTCAGGTGGCACGCTTGACTTACACAATGAGAGATGAGATTGAGACAGTAATAATagtattttaaatgtcagtgaacCAATCTGGGTCATCGTCACCAATCCAGGTTTGCTCTTTGAGGCTTTATCAGATGAGGTTCTGACTCACTGCCTCCCTGTGCACTTTAGCTTCTGAGCAGCTgcttaataaacaaaaaaatatgcacatgaCTTGTAGAGTCTGATCACCCGACTGAAAAATGTGACAGTG
Protein-coding regions in this window:
- the LOC125008331 gene encoding NEDD4 family-interacting protein 1-like; the encoded protein is MAEPNSNVRYQELVNEEEPAQPSQEGPAQDAPPPYSSVAAANAAFFEYKEDGGRFPNPPSYSVATTLPSYDEAERSKAEAAVPLVTGRVTEEDFVARDDFEDADQLRIGNDGIFMLTFFMAFLFNWIGFFLSFCLTTSAAGRYGAISGFGLSLIKWVLIVRFSTYFPGYFDGQYWLWWVFLALGFMLFIRGFVNYSRVRKLADPTYATLPRTRVLFIY